One stretch of Streptomyces peucetius DNA includes these proteins:
- a CDS encoding MarR family winged helix-turn-helix transcriptional regulator, with translation MPTETPEASMTSGPHEPSLDEQIAAYQREFGDLDPQVEKVVSALGRLNRRMNVAYGRQVADLGISNTEWEVLKTLVLSGAPYRMGPGELAKRLGLTPAAMTHRIDRMAGEGLVTRDRDESNRVRVIVELTDEGRTKWLEAMRMATNFEEDLLQDLSGDERSLLGELLIRVLRRVEHDQPDAGGRLTDLD, from the coding sequence ATGCCTACCGAGACCCCCGAGGCCTCCATGACCTCCGGCCCGCACGAGCCGAGCCTCGACGAGCAGATCGCCGCCTACCAGCGAGAATTCGGCGACCTCGATCCCCAGGTCGAGAAGGTGGTCTCGGCCCTCGGCCGGCTCAACCGCCGCATGAACGTCGCGTACGGGCGTCAGGTCGCCGACCTCGGCATCAGCAACACCGAGTGGGAGGTGCTGAAGACCCTGGTGCTCTCCGGTGCTCCCTATCGAATGGGCCCCGGTGAACTCGCCAAGCGCCTCGGCCTCACACCTGCCGCCATGACGCACCGCATCGACCGCATGGCCGGCGAAGGCCTCGTCACCCGCGACCGCGACGAGAGCAACCGGGTGAGGGTGATCGTTGAGCTGACGGACGAAGGCCGCACCAAGTGGCTCGAGGCGATGCGCATGGCGACGAACTTCGAGGAGGACCTGCTTCAGGACCTCTCGGGCGACGAGCGGTCACTCCTCGGCGAGCTGCTCATCCGCGTACTGCGCCGCGTCGAGCACGATCAGCCGGACGCCGGCGGACGCCTCACCGACCTGGACTGA
- a CDS encoding SpoIIE family protein phosphatase: MNFTRWSARLPGTQRRAAARGTDQGLSPAKRSEGSVPAARGEYGQPEPPPDVPALEDFSVPEILGRLPALVALVHGPDHRVVYVNDAYAAAFGSRPAGVPAADVCPELTELGLLPLMDQVLRSGKPRTVKSRRIQSCGGKDRRGEGSYTVTCLPAERVDGSGETAGVLVFAADVTDHADAAERLRASERRHRETAVTLQRSLLPQELEQPDDLRFAATYQPGGTDAAVGGDWYDVITLGAGRTALVIGDVMGRGVRAAAVMGQLRTAVRAYARLDLPPHEVLQLLDGLAAEIDPSQIATCVYAVHDPNEGRLVYASAGHLPILVRDADGTVHTAAEPTGPPLGTGGWLHTSGAIDLPPGSTAVLYTDGLVERRGEDIDEGVAALERALAGATGSPQVVCDRLIRALGVTAEHDDDVAVLVLQHPTRQGADAELFHNAALDLLGGIEAAPRARAFASGVLASWRFSPELHDLGVLAVSELVANSLQHGTPPMRLRLRRTDRRLIVEVTDGDEHLPRRRRAETEDEAGRGISIIATIASSWGSRRTPGGGKAVWCEFALPRRDTALAARGPGEPAAR; encoded by the coding sequence GTGAACTTCACGCGTTGGAGCGCCAGGCTCCCCGGTACGCAGCGTCGCGCCGCGGCGCGGGGGACCGACCAAGGGCTCTCCCCGGCGAAGCGGTCCGAGGGCTCCGTGCCCGCGGCACGCGGCGAGTACGGCCAGCCGGAGCCCCCGCCCGACGTCCCCGCGCTGGAGGACTTCTCCGTACCGGAGATTCTCGGCCGTCTGCCCGCCCTGGTCGCGCTCGTCCACGGCCCGGACCACCGCGTCGTGTACGTCAACGACGCCTACGCAGCCGCTTTCGGCTCCCGGCCGGCCGGCGTCCCCGCCGCCGACGTCTGCCCCGAGCTCACCGAGCTGGGTCTGCTGCCGCTGATGGACCAGGTGCTGCGCAGCGGCAAGCCGCGGACGGTCAAATCCCGCCGGATCCAGAGCTGCGGGGGTAAGGACCGGCGCGGGGAGGGTTCGTACACGGTGACCTGCCTGCCCGCCGAGCGGGTCGACGGTAGCGGCGAGACCGCGGGCGTCCTGGTCTTCGCCGCCGACGTCACCGACCACGCGGACGCCGCGGAGCGGCTGCGTGCCAGCGAGCGCCGTCACCGCGAGACGGCCGTGACACTGCAGCGTTCGCTGCTGCCTCAGGAACTGGAGCAGCCCGACGACCTGCGTTTCGCCGCCACCTACCAGCCCGGCGGCACGGACGCCGCGGTCGGCGGCGACTGGTACGACGTGATCACGCTCGGCGCGGGCCGTACGGCTCTGGTCATCGGCGACGTCATGGGCCGCGGTGTGCGGGCCGCCGCCGTCATGGGCCAACTGCGCACCGCCGTGCGTGCCTACGCCCGCCTGGACCTCCCGCCGCACGAGGTTCTCCAGCTGCTGGACGGGCTGGCCGCCGAGATCGACCCCAGCCAGATCGCCACGTGCGTCTACGCGGTCCACGACCCGAACGAGGGCAGGCTCGTCTACGCCTCCGCCGGCCATCTGCCGATCCTGGTGCGCGACGCGGACGGCACGGTCCACACAGCGGCGGAACCGACCGGCCCGCCGCTCGGTACCGGCGGCTGGCTGCACACCTCCGGGGCCATCGACCTGCCGCCCGGCTCCACCGCCGTCCTCTACACGGACGGTCTGGTGGAGCGCCGGGGCGAGGACATCGACGAAGGGGTCGCCGCGCTGGAGCGTGCGCTGGCCGGGGCGACGGGCAGCCCGCAGGTGGTGTGCGACCGGCTGATCCGGGCCCTCGGCGTGACCGCGGAGCACGACGACGACGTCGCCGTGCTTGTGCTCCAGCATCCGACGCGCCAGGGGGCGGACGCCGAGCTGTTCCACAACGCGGCTCTCGACCTGCTGGGAGGGATCGAGGCGGCGCCACGTGCCCGGGCCTTCGCGTCAGGGGTGCTCGCCTCCTGGCGCTTCTCCCCCGAGCTGCACGACCTCGGTGTCCTCGCCGTGAGCGAACTGGTCGCCAACTCGCTCCAGCACGGCACGCCGCCCATGCGTCTGCGGCTCCGCCGCACCGACCGGCGGCTGATCGTCGAGGTGACGGACGGCGACGAGCATCTGCCGCGCCGCCGCCGTGCGGAGACGGAGGACGAGGCGGGCCGCGGGATCTCCATCATCGCGACGATCGCCTCGTCCTGGGGAAGCCGCCGCACACCCGGCGGCGGCAAAGCCGTCTGGTGCGAATTCGCCCTGCCCCGACGCGACACTGCCCTGGCGGCTCGCGGGCCGGGGGAACCGGCCGCCCGCTGA
- a CDS encoding type IV secretory system conjugative DNA transfer family protein, with translation MYEGGPRDRARERHGERQGARQGTGQGGVPDGLLVGLLAFLLGLTLLVWSATGLAGLFAHGSWPSGVSFTNTPAAMRSLAAAPHDLAAAWPATPSGELSGYGLFWGLLIGQLMVLIVLTVFTLGTLARWRAVRGAARETRSVRDREREPEPPVVRQAPVQEQVVQEQAVQERPVRGKFAPPEEAVPQEHTPPVAATAPLPTVPEPRTRTPRVLYGDRADRRPAAVQALLDADGPALVVTSDPAVWAETKDARAKLGPVLVYDPGHLCDTPTRLHWSPTTDCENDRTAAARAGAVLAPVRPRALIDAAVADTAETLLRCWLHAAAVDGRPFRQVHRWAQGSNTHEPVRILRTHPKAAGGLAGLLESALTAHPERREVAQQLTARSLSALSSVHIREACATNRTDLLALESFVNEAGTLYVVGEPIEDPRTHPGAMPLLTALAADVVEHGRRMAARSSDGRLDPPMTLVLDDVAAVAPFPGLPELLKTGHDQGMPTVALLRSPEQARARWTAPLPQQP, from the coding sequence ATGTACGAGGGCGGCCCGCGGGACCGGGCCCGGGAGCGGCACGGAGAACGGCAAGGGGCACGTCAGGGGACGGGTCAGGGGGGCGTCCCCGACGGCCTGCTGGTCGGGCTGCTGGCCTTCCTTCTCGGCCTGACGCTTCTCGTCTGGTCGGCGACGGGACTCGCAGGGCTGTTCGCGCACGGCTCCTGGCCGTCCGGGGTCAGCTTCACCAACACGCCGGCGGCCATGCGGTCCCTGGCCGCCGCCCCGCACGACCTGGCCGCCGCCTGGCCCGCCACACCGTCCGGCGAGCTCTCCGGGTACGGGCTGTTCTGGGGGCTGCTCATCGGGCAGCTGATGGTGCTGATCGTGCTGACGGTGTTCACGCTGGGCACGTTGGCGCGCTGGCGCGCGGTGCGGGGGGCGGCGCGTGAGACTCGGAGCGTACGGGACCGGGAGCGCGAGCCGGAGCCGCCCGTCGTACGGCAGGCGCCCGTACAGGAGCAGGTGGTGCAGGAGCAGGCCGTACAGGAGCGGCCCGTGCGGGGGAAGTTCGCGCCCCCGGAGGAGGCCGTGCCGCAGGAGCACACGCCGCCCGTCGCCGCCACCGCGCCGCTGCCGACCGTCCCGGAGCCCCGTACCCGTACGCCCCGCGTGCTGTACGGCGACCGGGCCGACCGCCGTCCCGCCGCCGTCCAGGCGCTCCTCGACGCCGACGGCCCGGCGCTCGTCGTCACGTCCGACCCCGCTGTGTGGGCCGAGACAAAGGACGCACGCGCCAAGCTCGGCCCCGTACTCGTCTACGACCCGGGCCATCTGTGCGACACCCCCACGCGGCTCCACTGGTCGCCCACGACCGACTGCGAAAACGACCGGACGGCCGCCGCCCGCGCCGGCGCCGTCCTCGCACCCGTACGCCCCCGGGCACTCATCGACGCCGCGGTGGCGGACACCGCGGAAACGCTCCTGCGCTGCTGGCTGCACGCCGCGGCCGTGGACGGGCGTCCGTTCCGCCAGGTCCACCGCTGGGCCCAGGGCAGCAACACCCACGAGCCCGTACGCATCCTCCGTACTCACCCCAAGGCCGCCGGCGGGCTCGCCGGACTGCTCGAGTCGGCGCTCACCGCCCACCCCGAACGGCGTGAGGTCGCACAGCAGTTGACCGCACGCTCGCTCTCGGCGCTGTCCTCCGTCCACATCCGCGAGGCGTGCGCCACGAACCGAACGGATTTGCTCGCTCTGGAATCATTCGTGAACGAAGCGGGCACTCTGTATGTGGTGGGTGAACCGATCGAAGACCCTCGCACCCATCCCGGCGCGATGCCTCTCCTCACGGCACTCGCCGCAGACGTGGTCGAGCACGGCCGCCGCATGGCCGCACGGTCATCCGACGGTCGGCTCGACCCACCAATGACGCTCGTGCTCGACGACGTCGCGGCCGTCGCCCCGTTCCCCGGACTCCCCGAACTGCTGAAGACGGGTCACGACCAGGGAATGCCGACCGTCGCCCTGCTCCGCTCCCCGGAGCAGGCCCGCGCCCGCTGGACCGCCCCACTGCCCCAGCAGCCCTGA
- a CDS encoding GNAT family N-acetyltransferase has protein sequence MEHLIRRVRAEEWAKARDLRLEALQDPLAPIAFYESYEQARERPDAFWRERTRSAAEGVDVVQFVAVAPGGRWDGTASVLVEHRGSARIGKPAPVEQTHVVAVFVRPEARGSGLAEALFRAALEWSWALDSPPVERVRLLFHGDNARAAALYRKVGFVPSGESAPVPDDEMALEYEIRRPTQGS, from the coding sequence ATGGAACACCTCATCCGCCGCGTGCGCGCCGAGGAGTGGGCCAAGGCTCGCGACCTCCGTCTCGAAGCCCTCCAGGACCCGCTCGCTCCCATAGCCTTCTACGAGTCGTACGAGCAGGCGCGCGAACGGCCCGACGCCTTCTGGCGGGAGCGCACGCGGTCCGCCGCCGAGGGCGTGGACGTGGTCCAGTTCGTGGCGGTGGCACCGGGCGGACGGTGGGACGGCACGGCGAGTGTGCTGGTCGAGCACCGGGGCAGCGCCCGCATAGGCAAGCCGGCGCCGGTCGAGCAGACGCACGTGGTGGCCGTGTTCGTACGGCCGGAGGCGCGCGGCAGCGGGCTCGCGGAGGCGTTGTTCCGTGCGGCGCTGGAGTGGTCGTGGGCGCTGGACTCGCCGCCGGTCGAGCGGGTGCGGCTGCTGTTCCACGGGGACAACGCCAGGGCGGCCGCGCTCTACCGCAAGGTCGGCTTCGTGCCGAGCGGTGAAAGCGCGCCGGTACCGGACGACGAGATGGCGCTGGAGTACGAGATCCGGCGGCCTACCCAGGGGAGTTGA
- a CDS encoding sensor histidine kinase, producing the protein MAQQNDRPSAGPAQQGWATGAQPLTGRLHRLTERIRSLDRRRPLLWDLHVTGVCLFAALVDAAGGWRNVAFNDDVPVWLVLLMSLGFTVPLLWRRRHPLAALLVMLPFSLANAASGAHLQASFLQMIAVWNIALRLPLRTLVWSFCTVLVPLAVGATAYPVGSWDQQFVPMLYSFALVALLGLVVRSRQEYMASLVERAKQLEVERDQQAQLAAAAERTRIAREMHDIIGHNLSVITGLADGGAYAAAQSPQRATQALEAIGTTSRQALTELRRLLDVLRDEAATRPVAELAPQPALTDLDRLVEGVAGAGLPVDLTVEGSPGSLPAGKQLTVYRVVQEALTNSLKHGGPNTTATVDVRYAADEVTVTVTDTGRPRSAAPAPATGAGRGLTGMRERTALYGGTLEAGPLRRPGGGWRVHLCLPKETDQ; encoded by the coding sequence ATGGCCCAGCAGAACGACCGCCCGTCGGCCGGCCCGGCACAGCAGGGCTGGGCGACGGGAGCGCAGCCGCTCACCGGCCGGCTGCACCGCCTCACCGAGCGGATCCGTTCCCTCGACCGCCGCCGCCCGCTGCTCTGGGACCTGCATGTCACCGGAGTGTGCCTGTTCGCCGCGCTGGTGGACGCTGCGGGCGGCTGGCGAAACGTCGCCTTCAACGACGACGTGCCGGTCTGGCTCGTCCTCCTGATGAGCCTCGGCTTCACGGTCCCGCTGCTGTGGCGCCGCCGCCATCCGCTCGCCGCGCTGCTGGTGATGCTGCCGTTCTCCCTGGCCAACGCCGCGAGCGGAGCACACCTGCAGGCGTCGTTCCTCCAGATGATCGCCGTCTGGAACATCGCGCTGCGGCTGCCGCTGCGCACCCTGGTGTGGTCGTTCTGCACGGTGCTCGTGCCACTGGCGGTAGGAGCCACGGCCTACCCGGTGGGCAGCTGGGACCAGCAGTTCGTGCCCATGCTCTACAGCTTCGCCCTCGTTGCCCTGCTGGGCCTGGTGGTCCGCTCCCGGCAGGAGTACATGGCGTCCCTGGTGGAGCGGGCGAAGCAGCTCGAGGTCGAACGGGACCAGCAGGCACAGCTGGCAGCGGCCGCCGAACGCACGCGGATAGCCCGGGAGATGCACGACATCATCGGCCACAACCTGTCCGTCATCACGGGTCTCGCGGACGGCGGCGCCTACGCGGCCGCCCAGTCCCCGCAACGCGCCACCCAGGCGCTCGAGGCCATCGGCACCACCAGCCGCCAGGCACTCACGGAACTGCGCCGGCTGCTCGACGTACTCCGTGACGAGGCCGCGACCCGGCCCGTCGCGGAGCTCGCCCCACAGCCGGCACTGACCGACCTGGACCGGCTGGTCGAGGGCGTCGCGGGCGCGGGGCTGCCGGTCGACCTCACGGTGGAGGGAAGCCCCGGATCGCTGCCCGCGGGCAAGCAGTTGACGGTGTACCGGGTGGTCCAGGAGGCCCTGACCAACTCGCTGAAGCACGGCGGCCCGAACACCACGGCCACGGTGGACGTGCGGTACGCGGCCGACGAGGTCACCGTCACGGTCACCGACACCGGCAGGCCCCGCAGCGCGGCTCCTGCACCGGCGACAGGCGCGGGCCGGGGCCTGACGGGAATGCGGGAACGAACCGCCCTGTACGGCGGCACACTTGAGGCCGGCCCGCTGCGCCGGCCCGGTGGGGGCTGGCGAGTCCATCTCTGTCTTCCGAAGGAAACCGACCAGTGA
- a CDS encoding MFS transporter: MTKAKGAAMRRIQTGNALSAFGLGFTVPYLYVYVAQVRELGAGTAGAVLAVFAMAALVALPFTGRIIDRRGPLPVLVAAALLASAGAAGMGVSGSVPAVVLSAAVLGAGTAVMQPALATLIVWCSETATRTRAFATQFFLQNLGLGIGGLIGGHLVDESRPASFTLLFGIEAVMFLVLGGIALTVRLPHSPALSGPRPADTESAAKGGLRVLLGHRAMVQLLVLGFVLFFACYGQFESGLAAYGTEAAGIQPSTLGTALAANTAVIVLAQFLVLKFVEHRRRSRVIASVGLIWAVAWLTAGYAGLGHGSQAMATAAFISTYALFGLGEAMLSPTVAPLVADLAPEAMVGQYNSAFALVKQLALAVGPAVGGPMGAALHGPYIVTFVLFSLLITVLALRLGKRLTPVQDRPSLAAKSRVVAVHKPEDAVAPAV, translated from the coding sequence GTGACCAAGGCGAAGGGTGCAGCGATGCGCCGGATCCAGACGGGGAACGCGCTGAGCGCGTTCGGGCTCGGCTTCACCGTTCCCTATCTCTACGTCTATGTGGCGCAGGTGCGGGAGCTGGGCGCGGGCACGGCGGGTGCCGTGCTCGCCGTTTTCGCGATGGCCGCGCTCGTCGCGCTCCCCTTCACCGGCCGGATCATCGACCGGCGCGGGCCGCTGCCCGTCCTGGTGGCCGCCGCTCTGCTCGCGTCGGCCGGCGCGGCGGGGATGGGCGTCTCCGGCAGCGTCCCGGCCGTCGTCCTGTCCGCCGCGGTCCTCGGGGCCGGTACGGCGGTGATGCAGCCGGCGCTGGCCACGCTGATCGTCTGGTGCTCGGAGACGGCGACCCGTACCCGCGCCTTCGCCACACAGTTCTTCCTGCAGAACCTGGGGCTCGGCATCGGCGGCCTGATCGGCGGGCACCTCGTCGACGAGAGCCGGCCAGCGAGCTTCACCCTCTTGTTCGGCATCGAGGCCGTGATGTTCCTGGTGCTCGGCGGGATCGCCCTGACCGTGCGGCTCCCGCACTCACCCGCACTCTCCGGCCCCCGGCCCGCGGACACGGAGTCGGCCGCCAAGGGCGGGCTGCGGGTGCTGCTCGGACACCGGGCCATGGTGCAGCTGCTGGTCCTGGGCTTCGTCCTCTTTTTCGCCTGCTACGGCCAGTTCGAGTCGGGCCTCGCCGCGTACGGCACGGAGGCCGCCGGTATCCAGCCCTCGACCCTCGGGACGGCACTGGCCGCCAACACCGCGGTCATCGTGCTCGCCCAGTTCCTGGTGCTGAAGTTCGTGGAGCACCGCCGGCGCAGCCGTGTCATCGCCTCGGTCGGGCTCATCTGGGCCGTGGCGTGGCTGACGGCGGGCTACGCGGGGCTCGGGCACGGCAGCCAGGCCATGGCGACCGCCGCGTTCATCTCCACGTACGCCCTCTTCGGCCTCGGTGAGGCGATGCTGTCGCCGACCGTGGCTCCGCTCGTCGCGGACCTGGCGCCGGAAGCCATGGTCGGGCAGTACAACTCCGCCTTCGCGCTGGTGAAGCAGCTCGCGCTGGCGGTCGGCCCGGCCGTGGGCGGGCCGATGGGCGCCGCGCTGCACGGCCCGTACATCGTGACCTTCGTGCTGTTCTCGCTCCTGATCACGGTGCTGGCGCTGCGGCTCGGCAAGCGGCTCACGCCAGTGCAGGACCGCCCGTCGCTCGCCGCGAAGAGCCGCGTGGTGGCGGTGCACAAGCCTGAGGACGCCGTCGCCCCGGCCGTCTGA
- a CDS encoding ABC transporter ATP-binding protein has translation MTRPNGIEAVQLTKRYGDRTVVQDLTFSVAPGSVTGFLGPNGAGKSTTMRMLLGLDAPTHGRAVIGGRPYAAHPAPLTEVGALLEARSIHPGRTARNHLLALAHTHGIPRSRVDEVIALTGLTDVAGRRVKGFSLGMGQRLGIAAALLGDPATLILDEPVNGLDPEGVLWIRTLLKSLAAEGRTVLVSSHLMSETALTADHLVIIGRGRLLADTTVEAFVRDAGTTAVKVVSPEASTLAALLGGPGVDFEQAAPGELLVRGTDSETVGRTAAAHGVPLYELTPVTASLEQAFMDLTHDAVEYQATPLEGAAA, from the coding sequence ATGACCAGGCCCAACGGCATCGAAGCCGTCCAACTCACCAAACGCTACGGCGACCGGACCGTCGTCCAGGACCTCACCTTCAGCGTCGCACCGGGGTCCGTGACCGGCTTCCTCGGACCGAACGGCGCCGGCAAGTCCACCACCATGCGCATGCTCCTCGGCCTTGACGCCCCCACCCACGGCCGCGCCGTGATCGGCGGCCGCCCCTACGCGGCCCACCCGGCGCCGCTCACCGAGGTCGGAGCCCTGCTGGAGGCCCGGTCGATCCACCCCGGGCGCACCGCCAGGAACCACCTCCTCGCCCTCGCGCACACCCACGGCATCCCGCGCTCCCGCGTCGACGAGGTCATCGCCCTGACCGGCCTCACCGACGTGGCCGGACGCCGGGTCAAGGGCTTCAGCCTGGGCATGGGCCAGCGCCTCGGCATCGCGGCCGCCCTGCTCGGCGACCCGGCCACCCTGATACTCGACGAACCCGTCAACGGCCTCGACCCGGAAGGCGTCCTGTGGATCAGGACGCTCCTGAAGTCCCTGGCCGCGGAGGGCCGTACCGTACTCGTCTCCTCCCACCTGATGAGCGAGACGGCCCTCACCGCCGACCACCTCGTCATCATCGGCAGGGGCCGGCTGCTCGCCGACACGACCGTCGAGGCGTTCGTACGGGACGCCGGCACGACCGCGGTGAAGGTGGTCTCCCCGGAGGCGTCCACGCTGGCCGCACTGCTGGGCGGCCCCGGCGTCGACTTCGAACAGGCCGCCCCGGGCGAACTGCTCGTACGCGGCACGGACAGCGAGACCGTCGGCCGCACCGCCGCCGCCCACGGCGTCCCGCTGTACGAACTCACCCCCGTGACGGCCTCGCTGGAACAGGCCTTCATGGACCTCACCCACGACGCGGTCGAGTACCAGGCCACCCCCCTCGAAGGAGCAGCGGCATGA
- a CDS encoding ABC transporter permease, which yields MSTYALTPKRVLRSEWHKLWTLRSTWITLLTACTLTLGIGLLMGATYETGGGDGDVDVVVLTLIGVQFAQIAFAVLGILVTAGEYSTGMIRASMTTVPRRLPVLWSKAAVFGAVTLAITLTTAFVTFPAAQLFFAGTDQEASLGDPGVTRALLGSSAGLTLLGLIALGLGALMRSVPGAIGAFIGGVMILPEVIGMLPYDIAADAARYFPTKALESLMSATAVPGAASPGGALIALTLWAVATLALAGATLKRRDV from the coding sequence ATGAGCACGTACGCACTGACCCCGAAGCGCGTGCTGCGTTCCGAGTGGCACAAGTTGTGGACGCTGCGCTCGACGTGGATCACCCTCCTGACGGCCTGCACCCTGACTCTCGGCATCGGCCTGCTGATGGGCGCCACGTACGAGACGGGAGGCGGCGACGGCGACGTGGACGTCGTCGTACTCACCCTCATCGGGGTCCAGTTCGCGCAGATCGCCTTCGCCGTGCTCGGCATCCTCGTCACCGCCGGCGAGTACTCGACCGGCATGATCCGCGCCTCGATGACCACCGTGCCCCGCAGACTCCCGGTCCTGTGGTCCAAGGCCGCTGTCTTCGGCGCCGTCACCCTCGCCATCACCCTCACCACGGCCTTCGTCACCTTCCCCGCCGCGCAGCTCTTCTTCGCCGGCACCGACCAGGAGGCGTCGCTCGGCGATCCGGGCGTGACCCGGGCCCTGCTGGGCAGCTCGGCCGGACTCACCCTGCTGGGACTGATCGCCCTCGGACTGGGGGCACTCATGCGGTCGGTCCCGGGCGCGATCGGAGCGTTCATCGGCGGCGTCATGATCCTGCCCGAGGTGATCGGCATGCTCCCGTACGACATCGCGGCGGATGCCGCGCGGTACTTCCCGACGAAGGCTCTGGAGTCCCTGATGTCGGCGACCGCCGTCCCCGGCGCGGCATCACCGGGCGGGGCGCTCATCGCACTGACCCTCTGGGCGGTGGCGACGCTTGCGCTGGCCGGTGCGACGCTGAAGCGCCGGGACGTTTGA
- a CDS encoding response regulator, whose protein sequence is MTTVLIVDDQPMQRFGFRMLLESQDDMTVVGEAGNGTEAVRAAGELHPDVVLMDIRMPGLDGIEATRRIVASGARTRVLIVTTFDLDEYAYNGLRAGASGFLIKDALPEELLSGIRAVAAGDAVVAPSLTRRLLDTYVQHLPEAGDGNGEGTAAPDQRLARLTEREREILTVIGQGWTNTEIATRLHLAESTVKTHVSRILAKTGARDRVQAVILAYDTRLVNPS, encoded by the coding sequence GTGACGACCGTGCTCATCGTCGACGACCAGCCCATGCAGCGCTTCGGCTTCCGGATGCTGCTGGAGAGCCAGGACGACATGACGGTGGTGGGCGAGGCGGGAAACGGCACGGAGGCGGTCCGCGCGGCCGGTGAACTGCACCCCGATGTCGTCCTGATGGACATCCGCATGCCCGGCCTCGACGGCATCGAGGCGACCCGCCGCATCGTGGCCTCCGGCGCCCGTACCCGCGTCCTCATCGTGACGACGTTCGACCTCGACGAGTACGCGTACAACGGCCTGCGCGCCGGCGCCAGCGGCTTCCTCATCAAGGACGCCCTGCCGGAGGAGCTCCTCTCCGGCATCCGCGCGGTGGCGGCCGGGGACGCGGTCGTCGCACCGAGCCTCACGCGCAGGCTCCTCGACACCTACGTGCAGCACCTGCCGGAAGCGGGGGACGGGAACGGTGAGGGGACGGCGGCGCCCGACCAGCGCCTGGCGCGGCTGACGGAACGGGAGCGGGAGATTCTGACCGTCATCGGCCAGGGCTGGACGAACACCGAAATCGCGACGCGGCTGCATCTCGCGGAATCGACGGTGAAGACGCATGTGAGCCGCATCCTGGCGAAGACGGGTGCGAGGGACCGGGTCCAGGCCGTCATTCTGGCGTACGACACGAGGCTGGTGAATCCGTCGTGA